From one Paenibacillus sp. FSL K6-1330 genomic stretch:
- a CDS encoding sigma-70 family RNA polymerase sigma factor: MKKHITAYERYKTEIYRIGWRIQYQAKKLRKRETPYPDFSTVQTGSFHARSDDRIWIGQLLDSLPPQGRTIIYKLFIEDLTEAEVAKQLHISQQAVNRWKRKMIQKLSQIANS; this comes from the coding sequence ATGAAGAAGCATATAACAGCATACGAACGCTATAAAACAGAAATTTATCGAATTGGTTGGAGAATACAATATCAGGCTAAAAAGCTTAGAAAACGAGAAACGCCGTACCCTGATTTTAGTACCGTGCAGACAGGCTCATTTCACGCAAGATCCGATGACCGCATTTGGATTGGTCAATTACTGGATTCATTACCCCCGCAAGGGAGAACCATTATATATAAACTCTTCATAGAAGACCTCACTGAAGCGGAAGTAGCCAAGCAGCTCCATATCTCTCAACAGGCGGTGAACCGATGGAAAAGAAAAATGATCCAAAAGTTATCTCAGATCGCGAATTCATGA
- a CDS encoding PQQ-binding-like beta-propeller repeat protein, translating to MSLRVSIRKRLFIGITAAVCISLVGQPAQGIQMSTRIVVAGAAETGGFTSGQRVTIQQKAALFPNTLSKNSNLTKLKVSYYGTKGETLRLSSVKGELALIKSDSRGDLWLPTWYVSKEAALVKEISPLSLQLRSSGSIYLTPGSTVKWPISQTGTSLIAVAKWKDWYGVMISPAKWKEDYRIYRPAMMWVRGSDVTAKKAMPDGLLDGNSEITTDVVRNLTEFLFKKGTPSSYVKKLLGEPQARETSRNQEMSSNKPMILGETWRYEQRDAHYTVTFSPSGKLTASEWTIPGTGSLERSFSPGDDYEFTYHFAAVPPPKTLKAEPDWRNQGNLNFTFLLEANEDVLLLKGDDGGYSGMHDNSSLYAIDRGTGMKLWQEDAGFGWYTAVTDKEREYVTMFSAYNPVVKDYVARVRHIQLSDGKVLWEVKPKNEFGLTMTAAQDTVVLDEPLDLNETKSLLSVLDQETGKLRWKKTLSGEHRLLNQGTDDPYVLIEQNGQLTAYDPETGKAVWDYKVGKKFMDDPTQDPYFTGGYRYNPVSPADMTTRWMLLGKEWVLLNTETGEREGVYPAREMERFEVLNERYLLVQRALNGKYFSGATAYESVLYDSLEDRELWTVKGKAARGAIEGERVYLTLNGIPAAVDKETGSVIWKMETISKASDDLSHLVGSSYGILDRYLLLSLGSDLVVLNKDDGRSLGRLHNVITGNVDLREQYARNGALNVTDHQVLVGTVNGAFIRYDAEELKARLDELFERME from the coding sequence GTGAGTTTACGCGTATCGATCCGAAAGCGACTATTCATTGGAATAACGGCAGCTGTCTGTATTTCACTTGTTGGGCAACCGGCTCAGGGTATACAGATGAGCACTCGTATCGTAGTCGCTGGTGCTGCTGAAACTGGGGGCTTTACATCCGGCCAACGCGTTACGATTCAGCAGAAGGCTGCTTTATTTCCTAATACGCTTAGTAAGAATAGCAATCTGACAAAACTCAAGGTGAGCTATTACGGCACCAAGGGGGAAACGCTCCGGCTTTCCTCCGTGAAAGGGGAATTGGCTTTAATCAAATCCGATTCCCGGGGAGACTTATGGCTCCCGACATGGTATGTGTCCAAGGAAGCTGCCCTAGTAAAAGAAATTTCTCCGCTCTCGCTTCAACTGCGCAGCAGCGGCAGTATATATCTTACTCCCGGCAGCACGGTGAAATGGCCAATATCCCAAACGGGAACGTCTCTTATCGCCGTAGCGAAGTGGAAGGACTGGTATGGCGTCATGATCAGTCCTGCCAAGTGGAAGGAAGATTACCGGATCTACCGTCCGGCGATGATGTGGGTGCGAGGCAGTGACGTGACGGCCAAGAAGGCGATGCCTGACGGGCTTCTCGATGGGAATTCGGAAATAACGACGGATGTGGTACGCAACTTGACGGAGTTTCTTTTCAAGAAAGGCACCCCTTCTTCTTATGTGAAAAAGCTGCTTGGCGAGCCGCAGGCGAGGGAGACATCGCGGAATCAGGAGATGAGCTCCAATAAACCGATGATACTTGGAGAGACCTGGAGATATGAGCAGCGGGATGCCCATTATACCGTGACGTTCTCTCCGTCCGGAAAGCTGACGGCCAGCGAGTGGACGATTCCGGGGACCGGATCCCTTGAACGGAGTTTCAGTCCTGGCGATGATTACGAGTTTACCTATCATTTTGCCGCCGTGCCGCCGCCGAAGACCCTAAAAGCTGAGCCCGACTGGCGAAATCAGGGCAATCTGAACTTCACCTTCCTGCTTGAGGCAAACGAGGACGTCCTGCTCCTCAAGGGGGATGATGGCGGATACAGCGGGATGCACGATAATTCATCCTTGTATGCGATTGACCGTGGCACCGGCATGAAGCTGTGGCAGGAGGATGCGGGATTTGGCTGGTATACAGCCGTCACGGATAAGGAGCGGGAGTATGTCACGATGTTCTCGGCTTATAACCCGGTGGTAAAGGATTATGTAGCCCGCGTGCGGCATATCCAGTTGTCGGATGGAAAAGTGTTATGGGAGGTTAAGCCGAAGAACGAATTTGGACTGACGATGACGGCTGCGCAAGACACGGTAGTTCTGGATGAACCGCTCGATCTGAACGAAACCAAAAGTTTGCTGAGCGTGCTGGATCAGGAAACCGGAAAGCTGCGTTGGAAAAAGACGTTGTCCGGCGAACACCGCTTATTGAACCAGGGCACGGACGATCCGTACGTGCTCATCGAGCAGAACGGACAGCTTACCGCTTACGATCCCGAAACCGGCAAAGCCGTATGGGATTACAAAGTCGGGAAAAAGTTCATGGACGATCCGACCCAAGATCCGTATTTTACTGGAGGCTATCGCTACAATCCGGTATCTCCTGCGGATATGACAACAAGATGGATGCTGCTTGGCAAGGAGTGGGTTCTGCTCAATACGGAAACTGGCGAACGCGAAGGCGTGTATCCAGCACGTGAGATGGAACGGTTCGAGGTGCTAAATGAGCGGTATTTGTTGGTGCAGCGCGCGTTGAACGGGAAGTATTTCAGCGGGGCTACCGCTTACGAAAGCGTATTGTATGACAGCTTGGAAGATCGGGAATTATGGACCGTGAAAGGCAAAGCTGCCCGCGGCGCCATTGAGGGAGAGCGAGTCTATCTTACATTGAACGGCATCCCGGCAGCGGTAGATAAAGAAACCGGTAGCGTAATTTGGAAGATGGAGACCATTTCCAAAGCGAGTGACGATCTATCCCATCTAGTTGGCAGCAGTTATGGAATCCTGGACCGCTACCTGCTTCTGAGCTTGGGAAGCGATCTTGTGGTGTTGAACAAGGACGACGGCAGAAGCTTGGGAAGATTGCATAACGTGATTACCGGCAACGTGGATTTGCGAGAGCAATATGCCAGAAACGGTGCACTGAACGTAACGGATCATCAGGTGTTGGTCGGAACAGTGAATGGAGCGTTCATTCGCTATGATGCGGAAGAATTAAAGGCTCGTCTGGATGAACTGTTTGAACGCATGGAATAA
- a CDS encoding DUF4127 family protein, translating to MKNVLYVPLDDRPVNLDDVIKLGQASGLNLITPTAAVIRNRIDSVAEASGSQLTGTSAPTFGKPEDIRQFILNHASSVQGFIISIDMLVYGGLIGSRRLRTSGGGTYPHYDSGTTDLLDLIREIKQHYPSKPIYVFDTILRLATTTYVEGLSYNAYTESRSFMGIARKKYTDFSDILNGYNISSDGTELGDTVHFNKTHYYNTRQHKFKTNHYVLDRLVRQGYIDFLAVGVDDAKVEGVQINEIKFVENYIDRYLDGCEGQNPNRAIILPDADGLGHSLVARMANQLHREGSKTQISLQYYGPHGSTIINDYEYMTLHQNILRHIDVVGGQYVTCEPNIEILAITDETQVSHAVSRIHANGANFVATVVMDFTGKGSANPTVTEALLDSQYTGRLLGYSAWNTAGNLMGISLGMGQARYAFLVSETSASKLNMAVNAHGSLLFKRFLKDYYYKRLAVVDVRSYSRTPSHIRYDNLQASFADQNMRLFNTESAYQQVFTILRDQMQIHQTTLAGRDAFLIGTSAPTCNVKQIKGCSWTLAEYSSASLAYDNPDFIWWRAFEITLNPRVTLQ from the coding sequence ATGAAAAATGTATTGTATGTACCCTTGGATGATCGCCCAGTAAACCTTGATGATGTAATCAAATTGGGACAAGCTTCGGGCTTGAACCTGATAACTCCTACTGCTGCAGTTATTCGTAACCGAATCGATTCGGTCGCAGAAGCCTCAGGCAGCCAACTTACAGGCACCTCCGCACCTACTTTTGGTAAACCGGAGGATATTCGTCAGTTCATATTGAATCATGCCTCTTCCGTCCAGGGGTTTATTATTTCTATCGATATGCTCGTTTATGGGGGGTTAATCGGTAGTAGACGCTTGCGAACAAGCGGAGGCGGGACGTATCCCCATTATGATTCAGGGACAACAGACTTGCTTGACCTAATCCGCGAGATTAAACAACATTATCCCAGCAAGCCAATCTATGTGTTTGATACCATTTTGCGACTCGCTACGACCACTTATGTGGAGGGACTCTCTTATAACGCGTACACCGAGTCTCGCAGTTTCATGGGTATAGCTCGCAAAAAATATACAGACTTCAGCGATATTTTGAACGGCTATAATATATCCAGTGATGGCACCGAGCTGGGCGATACCGTCCACTTCAATAAAACCCATTACTACAACACAAGGCAACATAAGTTTAAAACCAATCATTATGTATTGGACAGGCTTGTACGTCAGGGCTATATTGATTTCCTGGCCGTTGGAGTGGACGATGCGAAAGTAGAAGGTGTGCAAATCAATGAAATTAAATTTGTGGAGAACTACATCGATCGTTATCTGGACGGTTGCGAGGGGCAAAATCCGAATCGTGCCATTATATTGCCTGATGCAGATGGCTTGGGTCATTCTCTGGTAGCACGGATGGCTAATCAATTGCATCGAGAAGGCAGCAAAACGCAAATTTCGCTGCAATATTACGGCCCTCATGGATCCACGATCATCAACGACTATGAATACATGACTTTACATCAGAATATTCTTCGTCATATTGATGTGGTTGGCGGCCAATATGTAACTTGCGAACCAAACATAGAAATTCTGGCAATCACAGACGAAACACAGGTATCCCATGCCGTAAGCCGTATCCATGCCAATGGAGCAAACTTCGTAGCAACCGTGGTTATGGATTTCACCGGGAAAGGCTCTGCCAATCCAACAGTAACGGAAGCGCTGCTAGACAGCCAGTATACGGGACGCCTATTAGGTTATAGTGCATGGAACACTGCCGGGAACCTTATGGGCATCTCGCTTGGCATGGGGCAAGCAAGATATGCTTTTTTGGTATCAGAAACCTCTGCCTCCAAGTTGAATATGGCCGTTAACGCTCATGGATCACTACTCTTTAAACGGTTTTTGAAGGATTACTATTACAAGAGGCTTGCTGTCGTCGATGTCCGAAGCTATTCCAGAACTCCAAGCCATATTCGTTACGATAATCTTCAAGCCTCGTTCGCTGATCAGAACATGCGTCTCTTTAACACAGAATCAGCTTACCAGCAAGTGTTCACGATCCTTCGAGATCAAATGCAGATTCACCAAACAACGCTGGCCGGAAGGGACGCTTTCCTGATTGGCACCTCCGCTCCGACATGCAATGTCAAACAAATAAAGGGGTGTTCGTGGACATTGGCAGAATACAGCAGTGCTTCGCTGGCTTATGACAATCCTGATTTCATCTGGTGGCGAGCCTTTGAGATCACACTCAATCCTAGGGTCACACTCCAATAA
- a CDS encoding ATP-binding protein — protein sequence MKVMKLHSIRLKMLFMLLASIGITAALLIILYALSTLILSIPAIKPPLVWIINHIGSDPVMLVTGIILFFASYYMSTKWFVLDLQKIQTGLQDITAGRFDSRIELKSQDELGVVATSINRMTEQLNVYLEEIRNGLREIAKGNFDTDIPVQSGSQLGEVAESINQMSRQLHQSILEERNAEKTKNDLITGVSHDLRTPLTSILGFLEVIEEDRYQDEVELRYYVNIAYEKAQNLKKLIDDLFEYTRINNGLPLDIQKIDMAQFIRQLIEEFVPALEKSGMECKLVAEEGLIIQADGAQLVRAYENLITNAIRYGDSGKKIDIAVRSDGNQVSISFTNYGDPIPERDLPFIFDRFYRVETSRSKQTGGTGLGLAITKSIVEIQGGEIRVRSDRQRTTFETRFPKVV from the coding sequence TTGAAAGTAATGAAGCTTCATAGCATCCGCCTGAAGATGCTGTTTATGCTGCTTGCCAGCATCGGCATTACGGCAGCCCTGCTTATCATACTCTATGCGTTAAGTACGCTAATACTCTCGATTCCGGCAATCAAGCCGCCGCTCGTCTGGATCATTAACCATATTGGCTCGGATCCGGTTATGCTGGTTACGGGCATCATTCTCTTTTTTGCCAGCTATTATATGAGCACGAAGTGGTTTGTCCTTGATCTGCAGAAAATACAGACCGGTCTTCAGGACATCACGGCGGGACGATTCGATTCCAGAATCGAGCTTAAATCCCAAGATGAATTAGGCGTCGTCGCAACCAGCATAAACCGCATGACCGAACAGCTGAACGTTTATCTGGAGGAAATCAGGAATGGGCTTCGCGAGATTGCCAAGGGGAATTTCGACACCGACATTCCGGTGCAGTCAGGCAGCCAGCTGGGTGAGGTGGCGGAGAGCATCAACCAAATGAGCAGGCAGCTTCACCAATCCATTCTGGAGGAGCGTAACGCGGAGAAAACAAAGAATGATCTGATTACGGGCGTTTCCCATGACTTGCGGACGCCGCTTACATCGATACTGGGATTTCTGGAAGTTATTGAGGAAGACCGGTACCAGGATGAAGTGGAGCTGCGATATTACGTGAATATCGCTTATGAGAAAGCGCAAAATCTAAAGAAGCTCATTGATGATTTGTTCGAATACACACGGATTAATAACGGGCTTCCGCTGGATATCCAGAAGATCGATATGGCTCAGTTCATTAGACAGCTGATCGAGGAATTCGTTCCTGCCCTGGAGAAATCCGGGATGGAATGCAAGCTTGTGGCAGAGGAAGGCCTCATTATTCAGGCAGATGGCGCCCAGCTTGTCCGAGCTTACGAGAATTTGATAACCAATGCGATCCGTTACGGGGATTCGGGCAAAAAGATCGACATCGCCGTCCGCAGCGATGGTAATCAGGTGAGCATTAGCTTCACCAACTACGGAGATCCGATTCCTGAGCGGGATTTGCCGTTCATCTTTGATCGCTTCTACCGTGTGGAGACCTCACGTTCGAAGCAGACAGGGGGTACCGGCTTGGGATTGGCCATTACGAAGAGCATTGTGGAGATCCAAGGCGGTGAAATCCGGGTACGGAGCGACCGGCAGAGGACAACCTTTGAAACGCGGTTTCCTAAAGTCGTATAG
- a CDS encoding copper amine oxidase N-terminal domain-containing protein codes for MFKKMWVLLLAVCVMIPNAAGAAYGESGKSSSKIAMLLPDGTPLMEDGTVWVTYSRLPINQIPIPLGGDLKFIAGSSGYGFGVNNAGGLVMWGESGYEAVAGVNHVKQVGQGYWLTSDGNVQRMVNSKPQDVKGFEGISVFDENKGIIGGVTQSGTILYHNSAYTPEPVTLGQAADVNAIRKIKVAGDYAAILYNDGRLVLFSTLRINGSTTYLSQNLISDGADISFGKEQKLIFVKKDGTVWNARLDVFTQTFEMSPLNGISGVKEIVGIEGSKSFFARLSDGTWTEYDSGQQYDVAVPSITGVTIKVSNSKPKVGSSITPTVEFQYSSGEKHKVPANMISLSVDKPHLVKAGDKGTYKIMGVGEATLTVEVAGKKQSVKIISGLGKPLENAKQEKGITYLPLKPVFEAVGGSVQYQAASKTFDITVGQTELTVKAGSKQAKINGKTVNMKGAPIQNKGETLVSADLLTAALGAKLKWDASKQQMTVTLGAAQFVVKGEPKKATSSGNTGNSGKSKMSSVPATGSMAGWRLLKGHEYEKSLRIYYQYKNGILSTKTEDIRKVDLNKKVTWTDDYGRKHTNTVREIYSLFTLSNEYTSEWLHKKFGKLYEDWLLSSLVDAARIVEQYLQETGQMPSYAPNVTLTPDAVFEYE; via the coding sequence ATGTTCAAGAAAATGTGGGTTCTGCTGTTGGCGGTTTGCGTGATGATCCCGAACGCAGCCGGGGCAGCTTATGGGGAGTCGGGCAAGTCAAGCTCGAAGATTGCAATGTTATTGCCTGATGGTACACCTTTGATGGAGGATGGCACGGTCTGGGTTACGTACAGCCGCCTTCCAATCAACCAAATCCCGATTCCGCTGGGTGGAGATCTGAAGTTCATCGCGGGCTCCAGCGGATATGGATTCGGCGTCAATAACGCGGGTGGACTCGTTATGTGGGGGGAATCGGGATATGAGGCTGTAGCGGGTGTGAACCATGTGAAACAGGTTGGACAAGGCTACTGGTTGACCTCTGACGGCAATGTTCAACGTATGGTTAATTCCAAGCCGCAAGATGTAAAAGGCTTTGAGGGAATAAGCGTTTTTGACGAGAATAAGGGAATTATCGGCGGTGTTACCCAGTCGGGAACAATCTTATATCATAATAGTGCCTATACGCCGGAACCTGTGACGCTTGGTCAAGCAGCGGATGTGAACGCCATTCGCAAAATCAAGGTTGCCGGCGATTACGCCGCTATTTTATACAATGACGGAAGACTTGTGCTGTTCAGTACGCTTCGAATCAATGGCAGCACGACTTATCTGTCCCAAAACCTGATTTCTGACGGGGCTGACATCTCTTTTGGGAAAGAACAGAAACTGATTTTCGTTAAAAAAGATGGAACGGTGTGGAATGCGAGATTGGATGTATTCACGCAAACCTTCGAAATGAGCCCGTTGAACGGGATCAGCGGAGTGAAAGAGATTGTGGGAATCGAAGGTTCCAAAAGCTTTTTTGCCCGGTTATCGGATGGTACTTGGACGGAGTATGATAGTGGACAGCAATACGATGTGGCGGTACCGAGCATTACCGGCGTCACTATTAAGGTATCGAACAGCAAGCCGAAGGTGGGGAGCTCGATCACGCCAACGGTTGAATTTCAGTACAGCAGCGGAGAGAAACACAAGGTTCCGGCGAATATGATCTCGTTATCGGTAGATAAGCCTCATCTGGTCAAGGCAGGGGATAAAGGCACCTATAAAATCATGGGTGTGGGTGAGGCCACGCTGACGGTGGAAGTTGCAGGCAAGAAGCAATCGGTGAAAATCATTTCAGGACTTGGCAAACCGCTGGAGAACGCTAAACAGGAGAAGGGAATTACCTACCTGCCTCTGAAGCCGGTGTTTGAAGCCGTGGGAGGTTCGGTTCAATATCAGGCTGCTTCCAAAACCTTTGATATCACCGTAGGACAGACCGAGCTTACCGTCAAGGCAGGAAGCAAGCAAGCGAAGATCAACGGAAAAACCGTGAATATGAAAGGTGCTCCGATCCAGAACAAAGGGGAGACACTCGTATCCGCGGATCTGCTGACCGCAGCACTGGGTGCAAAACTGAAATGGGACGCATCCAAACAGCAAATGACCGTGACGCTGGGCGCGGCACAATTCGTTGTAAAGGGCGAGCCGAAGAAAGCAACGAGCAGCGGTAACACCGGAAACTCCGGGAAAAGCAAAATGTCATCGGTCCCTGCGACCGGAAGCATGGCTGGTTGGAGGCTGTTAAAAGGCCATGAATATGAAAAATCCTTGCGGATTTATTACCAATACAAGAATGGCATCCTGTCGACCAAAACGGAGGATATCCGTAAGGTGGATTTGAATAAAAAGGTGACTTGGACGGATGATTACGGCCGTAAGCATACCAATACCGTCCGTGAAATCTACTCTCTGTTCACCCTTTCGAATGAATATACCTCTGAATGGCTCCACAAGAAATTCGGTAAGCTTTATGAGGATTGGCTGCTAAGCTCCTTGGTTGATGCCGCTCGTATTGTTGAGCAATATCTGCAAGAGACCGGTCAGATGCCGAGTTATGCACCCAATGTCACCCTGACGCCGGATGCGGTATTTGAATACGAGTGA
- a CDS encoding acyltransferase — MNKINALPRERLPELQLVRAFAILGVLSVHSTSYAVSAMTDSKYFFMYNFMNIFMKYGTPTFIFLSSLVLFYNYYDRPTTKKLIGGFYKKRLLYIIIPYTLFSVFYFALLHYLYYQGRPFGETMESFVQKLLTGKAYTHLYFVFISIQFYVMFPLVLWLFKKVPQLAKWSIPIGLVIQWTFILMNKYYWQVPNKGSWALSYIAYFMLGAFIGIYYPKLKAWLVISRANARPHRIAAWVVLWIAWAAAGLGHVYIYYNNRLHGTGYNSTLYELLWNMHTYFGALVLLQFAILFYRAGVRGWTPALERLGAVSFGIYLIHPFFLLVYREFPLTTGSSMLTHLWYAGGFAAALGCSWIVVELTVRYIPGSWVIFGNIPKAKKSVKPVDSPSVPLSGS, encoded by the coding sequence ATGAACAAAATAAACGCTTTACCAAGGGAGCGTCTTCCCGAGCTGCAATTGGTACGCGCATTTGCCATCCTCGGCGTGCTGTCCGTGCACTCCACTTCGTATGCTGTATCTGCGATGACAGACTCCAAATACTTTTTTATGTACAATTTCATGAACATCTTCATGAAATACGGAACGCCAACATTTATATTTTTGAGCAGTCTGGTACTCTTTTATAATTACTATGACCGTCCTACGACGAAAAAGCTGATCGGTGGATTTTACAAGAAAAGACTGCTGTATATTATCATTCCATATACGCTGTTCTCTGTGTTCTATTTCGCGCTGCTGCACTATTTATATTATCAGGGCAGACCGTTTGGCGAGACGATGGAGAGCTTTGTTCAAAAGTTGTTGACGGGCAAAGCGTATACGCATCTATATTTCGTATTTATTAGCATTCAGTTTTATGTAATGTTTCCGCTTGTGTTGTGGCTGTTCAAGAAGGTGCCCCAGCTTGCGAAATGGTCGATACCGATTGGACTGGTGATCCAGTGGACGTTTATACTAATGAATAAGTACTATTGGCAGGTACCGAATAAAGGGAGCTGGGCATTGTCCTACATTGCCTATTTCATGCTGGGAGCATTTATCGGCATCTATTACCCGAAACTGAAGGCCTGGCTTGTCATTAGCCGCGCGAACGCACGACCACACCGCATCGCCGCCTGGGTGGTGCTATGGATCGCATGGGCAGCTGCCGGTCTCGGCCATGTGTACATTTATTACAACAACCGTCTTCACGGAACCGGATATAATTCAACGCTGTATGAGCTATTGTGGAATATGCATACTTATTTTGGGGCGCTTGTCCTGCTCCAGTTTGCCATTCTGTTCTATCGGGCAGGGGTGCGCGGATGGACACCAGCGCTGGAGAGACTGGGGGCCGTATCCTTCGGGATATATCTCATTCATCCATTCTTTCTGCTCGTCTACCGGGAGTTTCCGCTAACCACGGGGAGCTCGATGCTGACCCATCTGTGGTATGCAGGAGGTTTTGCGGCAGCGCTAGGCTGTTCATGGATCGTTGTGGAATTGACGGTTCGATATATACCGGGCTCATGGGTGATATTCGGTAATATTCCGAAGGCGAAGAAATCGGTTAAGCCAGTCGATTCGCCGTCCGTGCCGCTTTCCGGTTCGTAG
- a CDS encoding response regulator transcription factor → MSGVTILMVDDETEILKLMEIYVRNEGYTLLTASHGLEALEILRTHKVDLIILDVMMPQMDGIEACMRIREENNTPIIMLSAKSQEIDKIAGLSIGADDYVTKPFSPLELIARIKSQLRRYKQLNSNSVRDENEIQIDELIMNVASHRVTVAGVEIKLTPREFALLHMLAINRGLVLSMDKIYTEVWNEPFMESKNTVMVHIRKLREKIEKDPQQPEYIKTVWGIGYKIE, encoded by the coding sequence ATGTCTGGAGTTACGATATTAATGGTTGATGATGAAACCGAAATTTTGAAATTGATGGAGATTTACGTCAGAAATGAGGGCTACACGCTGCTCACCGCATCTCACGGCCTGGAAGCGCTGGAGATTCTAAGAACCCATAAAGTGGATTTAATCATCCTTGATGTCATGATGCCGCAGATGGATGGCATTGAGGCATGTATGAGAATTCGGGAGGAGAACAACACGCCGATCATCATGCTGTCCGCCAAGAGTCAGGAGATTGACAAGATCGCCGGGCTCAGCATCGGCGCGGATGATTATGTGACCAAGCCGTTCAGCCCGCTGGAATTAATCGCTAGAATCAAATCACAGCTCCGCCGATACAAACAGCTGAACAGCAACTCGGTGAGGGATGAGAACGAAATCCAGATCGATGAGCTGATTATGAATGTCGCTTCCCACCGGGTAACGGTGGCAGGCGTTGAGATTAAGCTGACGCCGCGCGAGTTTGCCCTGCTGCATATGCTGGCCATCAATCGCGGACTCGTGCTTAGCATGGACAAGATTTATACCGAGGTGTGGAACGAACCGTTCATGGAATCGAAAAATACGGTCATGGTACATATTCGCAAGCTGCGCGAGAAGATCGAGAAGGATCCGCAGCAGCCGGAATATATTAAGACGGTGTGGGGGATTGGCTACAAAATAGAGTAA